A window of Aeromicrobium duanguangcaii genomic DNA:
TCGTCCGCGCCCAGGGCGACCAGAACGCCCGAGGCCATGAGGTCTCGGACCGGCACCTCGTCGATCGTGCCGTAGACGCCGAGCGCGACGTTGGACGCGGGGCACACCTCCAGCGCGACCCCGGCGGCCGCCAGCGAATCGAGCAGCCGGGGGTCCTCGACGGCGCGGACACCGTGGCCGAGCCGGTTCGGCGCCAGATGGGTCAGGCACTGGCGGACGTGCGCGGGCCCACGCAGCTCACCCGCGTGGGGCGCCAGGATGAGGCCGGCGCGCCGGGCGATGGCGAACGCCGGCGCGAAGGACGCGGTGTCGCCGCGCCGCTCGTCGTTGGAGAGCCCGAACCCGTGCACGCCGCGTCCGGCGTACTGGGCGGCGAGGCGGGCCAGCGTCCGCGCGTCCAGCGGGTGGCGGGTGCGGTTGGCCGCGACGATCACGCTCATGCCCAGTCCGGTGCGCGCCGAGGCGTCACGGACCGCGTCGATGACCAGGTCGGTGAACGCCGTGATGCCGCCGAACTTCGCCGCGAAGCCGGACGGGTCGACTTGGATCTCGGTCCAGACGGAGCCGTCGGCGACGTCGTCCTCGGCCGCCTCGCGCACCAGGCGGCGCACGTCGTCCTCCGTGCGCAGCACCGAGCGCGCCACGTCGTAGAGTCGCTGGAAGC
This region includes:
- a CDS encoding adenosine deaminase, which codes for MRPLTTLPKAHLHLHFTGSMRHGTLIELAERDGVHLPAALVEEWPPRLSAADEKGWFRFQRLYDVARSVLRTEDDVRRLVREAAEDDVADGSVWTEIQVDPSGFAAKFGGITAFTDLVIDAVRDASARTGLGMSVIVAANRTRHPLDARTLARLAAQYAGRGVHGFGLSNDERRGDTASFAPAFAIARRAGLILAPHAGELRGPAHVRQCLTHLAPNRLGHGVRAVEDPRLLDSLAAAGVALEVCPASNVALGVYGTIDEVPVRDLMASGVLVALGADDPLLFGTRLAGQYALLRAAQNFSDEELADLARRSLRASQAPEDLRARALQGVEAWLADEHGTMTP